The uncultured Roseibium sp. DNA segment GGCCTTGTCGATCTTCAAGGCCCATTGCGGCTGGAACAATGTTCCCTACGGCGCGCAATTCGCGAACGGTGAACCGGTAAGCGCTGGCGGTTCCTTCCAGCCCTCCGGAGCGGGCGGTCAGCAAGCCCCTGCCCCCAATCCGGACCTATCCTGGTTCGCAAATTCCTATCCGGACCAGCAAACCGGAACAACGGATGGAACGCTCACCTTCGGAATTCCGGAAACCGATGCCATGGTCTTCGATGCCTTGTGCCGCGCCGGGCAAGGCAATAGCGCCGAGGTCCGGTTCGGGGTGGCACTGGGCGCCTTGAGGGATGGCGACCCGGTTACGCTCTATATCCGCCCGAACGGGGCAAGCTTCGAATTCAGCGGAACGGCATTCCAGGCCGAGAACGGCGAATTCGCGGGTATGACCGTGCAAATTCCGTTGTCCGACCCGGTCTGGCAGGCGATGTCTGCCGCCGGGGCCCCGTTTGTAATCGGGGCTCACTCGGGCGGCGAGGCGATGGTCAGCTCCGAAGGTGCTTCTACCGCAATCGGCCAGTTTCTCCAGACCTGTCAGTCTGCTGCCGGCCAGGGAGCAGTTCAGGGAGCCTCCCAGCAACCGCAGGCCGATCTGCCGTCTCAGGGTGTGCCGCAGCAGCTACAATCACACCAACCGCTGGCACAGCAACCGCTTGTGCAACAGCCGCTGGCGCAACAGCCGCAGCAGCCACAGCCCCAGCAGCAACCGGCCACGGCAATCGACGGCAGCTACGCCTGCAGCGACGGCTCGAACTTGCTGGTGGCGGTTACGCAGCTCGGCGCGAACGAGATCGCCAATGTCGTGCGCAACGGCACAGAGGTCCACGCGCTCGTAAAGCAGCCGGCAGAAGGCGCCGGTATGCGGTTCAGCGACGGAAATTCCAACCTGATCGCGATCAACGGCATCCTCATGCTGACCGCCCCCCAGGGCGGGGCAAGCTGCCAGAAACGATAAGCGAGATTATTGGCCCCTTTCGTGGGCGAGCAAACTTCAAACAAAGGACGATTTTTAAAATGATTGAACGAACTACGCCGGGTTTCCGGCCTGGACGGGCATGGGCCCTGATCGCAGTGATGCTCGGTTTTCTCGTGCTGCCGTCCCTGTCGGCGCAGGCCCAGGGAGCTCCCGCCGAGCGGTGCTCCCAGATTATCGAACAGCAAGGGCTTCAATGGGACCCCAGGAATCCACAAGCAACCAAATGGGTCTATTCGAATATCCGCAGTCTGTGCCAGAAAACGCCGGCGGCGACCTATCCGATCGATTGCTTTCGCGCCGCGATCCGGCAGGGCCTGGATTATCAGCACGGAATGAACTTGTGCCGCTTCGACCGGGGCGGATGCGTCTTCAGGTCGGCGATCAGTTTCAGGCTGAATTTCAACCCTGACGGCACGTACTCCGGCCCGACCGCGGGAGGCTGGGACACCATCATTCGCCATTGTGCATTCGGCGAACAGTTGAGATTAGGGCCGAATGGTGACAGCCCGACCGTTAACGGTGGCGGGTTTTCCGGAACATGCATGAAAACCCTCCTCAACAAAGCGTATTTCGGCGTCGCGTTGAACCAGGACGACGTGAGCCGGATGTGCCAGTTCGCCCGGGACACGGGCTCGCCGAACGACTGCGCCTTGGCGCTGGAACAAAATCTCCGGAACTACAAAGGCCTGCGAGACCGGACTGGTAGATTCTTCGGGTACACCTCTGGGGACAATGACTATCTGAAACAAAGTGTGGTTGCGGTCTGCGCCAATGCGCTGAACGAGGTGACCTCAAATTGCGTCTTTAGAGGCTTGGGAAACAACTTCGATCTCGACACGGTGGTCGAGGTATGCCGAGCCAAGGAAAACATTTTGCGTAATATGGGTCTGGTACCGGGAACGGGACGAGATCACCCGCTGAACGCCATGCAGGCCATGGGCAACAATTGCGTGACCCGGAACTCCATCGACAATGCCGGCTCGGTCAATATCAGCAACGGCTGGCGGCGATGCCTGAACCAGCCGCTGTTCAACTGAGGTCCGCAGACCCGGCGGGGCTCTGGTTTGAAAACCGGCTGCACTGAGCCGGGAAAGGTGAAAACGCCGGGAGCGGTCCGAACCCCTCCCGGCTTGCTTTGAAACTTTGCAGAGGCGTCAGCCGTGGACGTCCATGTCGGGAATGCCGTCGATGGACACCCGATCGACGATGAGGCTGTCCTCGATCGCCTTCAGGTCCATGTTCGCCAACTGGGCTTTCTTGGCCGTCAGGTTCTCGGCCGCGTGGTACAGGCTCGCGGTCAGCTGGTCATAGGGCACCGCCACAAAGGTGTAGGCCACCTGCTGATCGATCAGCGCCGCGTGCGTTACCGCCTGCTTGGTGTCGCCGGTCTTCAGCGCGGTGTTGGCCTTGTCCAGATGATCGGTATCCTCCGGCTTGAGCGCGTAGTCGTTGAGGACCGAGATCTGGGCATTCAGCGGCAGATAGCGGCTCTCGTCACCGCCCTTCGTCGCCTTGCCAACAACCTTGTCCAGCGTCGTGGCGTCCTTTTCCGCCTGCATGGCCAGCGACTGGGCCGTGTTCACAAGGGTTTCCGCCTTGTCCGTATCGCCGTTATAGATCGCCAGGCGGGCGGCATGTACGTCGGACATGGCCTCCAGGCCGTCCTTCGACAGTTTGAGAAAGTTGTCGGCCACGATGGACGCCTTCTGGTCCATTTTGGCCGTGTCCGCCTGATGAGAGGCCTCTGCCGCGTAGACTGCGGCCGAAGTCAGTGCCGTGGCGCCGATCAGGCTTGCTGCGACCAGCGAGGCCAATGCTACTCTCGATTTCATCGTCATTCTCCATCGGTTCTTAAAACCTTCCGGCTTGGCCGTCGTCTGTACGGCTGCCTTTGTCGGAGGGGACAGCGGGAAAATGAACCTGCGCCTTCGGCATTGCAAGCATCTGATTATTAAACATTTTTCACCGAGTTTCCTTAATTTCGCCGCTTAACGGAGCACATGGGACACCGATACGCCGGCAAGACAGGCCGGCATGCCCTTGCCGGGCGCAATCTCCTCTGGCCTTTTCGGCCCGCTTTCTCTAGAACCAAGCGCCAACAAGACATCCATCCGAACCAGGCCTGATGGACCGGCGCGCCCCGGAGTTTGTCCGAGCGTCGCGCGCCTGCGGTCCTTATGCCGGCCGGAGCCTGAGGAGCTTTATTTCAATGGCCACCATGAACGGCGCGCCCTATCTGACGCGACGCACCTTTGCGATCATCTCCCACCCGGACGCCGGCAAGACGACGCTGACGGAAAAGCTGCTCCTGTCCGGCGGCGCCATCCGCGCCGCCGGACAGGTACGCGCCCGCGGCGAACGGCGTCGCGCCCGTTCCGACTGGATGAAGATCGAACAGGAACGCGGCATTTCGGTCTCGTCCTCGGTGATGACGTTCGAGCGGAACGGCATCATCTACAATCTGCTCGACACGCCGGGCCACGAGGACTTTTCCGAAGACACCTACCGCACGCTGACCGCCGTCGACGCGGCGATCATGGTGATCGACGCCGCCAAGGGCATCGAGACCCAGACGCGCAAGCTGTTCGAGGTGTGTCGCCTGCGTGACATTCCGATCATCACTTTCGTCAACAAGATCGACCGGGAAGGCCGGCACGCGCTGGAAATCCTCGACGAGGTCCAGGAAGCGCTGGCGCTGGACGTGTCCCCGCAGACCTGGCCGGTCGGCATGGGCTCCGACTTCTTCGGCGTCTACGACTGGCAGAAGAAGAAGTTCCACACCTCCGCCGGCGAGCGCGGCGGCGCCTATGCCCGCACCCTCGACGTTTCCGGTCTGGAGGACCCGATCCTCGTGGACACCGTCTTCGACCGGATCATGGACGAGCTCACCGAAAACGTCGAACTGGGCGCGGAAGGCTATGCGGAATTCGACAAGGAAAGCTTCCTGGAAGGCCACCTGACGCCAGTGTTCTTCGGTTCGGCTCTGCGCGACTACGGCATTGAGGAGCTGCTGGACTTCATCGCAGATTATGCCCCTCCCCCGCATTCCCAGCCGGCCACCGGCGGGCGAACCATCCGGCCGGACGAGGACAAGGTCACCGGCTTCGTCTTCAAGGTGCAGGCGAACATGGACCCCAAGCACCGGGACCGGATCGCCTTCGTGCGCCTGTGCTCCGGCACGTTCAAGCGCGGCATGAAGCTGAAGCACGTGCGTGCCGGCAAGGTGATCGCGGTTACCGCGCCGATCTTCTTCTTCGCCGAGGAACGCGAGATTGCCGAAACCGCCTATCCGGGCGACGTGATCGGCGTACCCAACCACGGCCAGCTCAGGGTCGGCGACACGCTGACGGAGGGCGAGGACATCCACGTCACCGGGCTTCCCGCTTTTGCTCCTGAAATCCTGCGCCGGGTGCGGCTCGGCGACACCATGAAGGTCAAGCAGATGCGCCAGGGCCTGCAGGATCTGGCCGAGGAAGGCCTGGTGCAGATCTTCAAGCCGGACATCGGCTCCAACTGGATCGTCGGCGTGGTCGGCATCCTGCAGCTCGACGTGGTCGTCGACCGGCTCAAGGCGGAATACGGCGCGGAGATCGGCTTCGAGCCGGTCAACTACTCCACCGCCCGCTGGATCGAGACCGACCAGGCGACGTTGCAAAAGATGATCGAGAACCACCGCATGTCGATTGCCGAGGACCGCGACGACCGGCCGGTGTTCCTGTTCAAGAATGCCTGGGAAGTCGGCTATATCGGCGAGAAATACCCGGACGTGAAATTCCGCGAAACGCGCGAGATCGTGCACGAAGGATAGATCGGCTGGTTCCTCGAACTCCCCGGCTATCCCAGCCTTCGTGCCGGAAGCCAATTCCCCTCTTTTTCAGGCCTTGCCTTGCCCCGGGCAGGCGCGGCCTGTTACTCCTGAGCGCCATCACCCTTCCCTGACCCCTGTTTCCGGAACACTGCCGAAAGGCGGCGGCACCGGACACCATCGATCGAGGACCATGGCATGGCACAAGACGGCAAATCCCAATCCGGCGGTTTCGCCTCCCTCAAGGCAGGCTCGACAGACTCGGACGCAATCGCGGATTATTACGACGATTGGGCCAAGACCTATGACGAGACGCTTGTCACATGGGACTATCAGGCACCCAGAGATGCAGCCGCCCTGCTTGCACCGCATCTTTCTCCGAACGCACATATCCTGGACGTCGGCTGCGGGACTGGGCTGGTTGCCGATGCG contains these protein-coding regions:
- a CDS encoding peptide chain release factor 3, coding for MATMNGAPYLTRRTFAIISHPDAGKTTLTEKLLLSGGAIRAAGQVRARGERRRARSDWMKIEQERGISVSSSVMTFERNGIIYNLLDTPGHEDFSEDTYRTLTAVDAAIMVIDAAKGIETQTRKLFEVCRLRDIPIITFVNKIDREGRHALEILDEVQEALALDVSPQTWPVGMGSDFFGVYDWQKKKFHTSAGERGGAYARTLDVSGLEDPILVDTVFDRIMDELTENVELGAEGYAEFDKESFLEGHLTPVFFGSALRDYGIEELLDFIADYAPPPHSQPATGGRTIRPDEDKVTGFVFKVQANMDPKHRDRIAFVRLCSGTFKRGMKLKHVRAGKVIAVTAPIFFFAEEREIAETAYPGDVIGVPNHGQLRVGDTLTEGEDIHVTGLPAFAPEILRRVRLGDTMKVKQMRQGLQDLAEEGLVQIFKPDIGSNWIVGVVGILQLDVVVDRLKAEYGAEIGFEPVNYSTARWIETDQATLQKMIENHRMSIAEDRDDRPVFLFKNAWEVGYIGEKYPDVKFRETREIVHEG
- a CDS encoding YfdX family protein; translated protein: MKSRVALASLVAASLIGATALTSAAVYAAEASHQADTAKMDQKASIVADNFLKLSKDGLEAMSDVHAARLAIYNGDTDKAETLVNTAQSLAMQAEKDATTLDKVVGKATKGGDESRYLPLNAQISVLNDYALKPEDTDHLDKANTALKTGDTKQAVTHAALIDQQVAYTFVAVPYDQLTASLYHAAENLTAKKAQLANMDLKAIEDSLIVDRVSIDGIPDMDVHG